From a single Sphingosinicellaceae bacterium genomic region:
- the grpE gene encoding nucleotide exchange factor GrpE has translation MNDVNDTNETTFPEGISEAESGAPSTRDAMAEELLARDQEIADLKDRLLRSAAEMENTRRRLDRERVDATAYAMTGFARDLLGVADNLKRAVAALPAEGNFDSVRTGIEATERELQAVLGRHGISRVETEGQKLDPNRHQAMIEVDSDAHEAGAIVAELQAGYVIKDRLLRPALVSVAKAKG, from the coding sequence ATGAACGACGTTAACGACACCAACGAAACCACGTTCCCGGAAGGCATTTCCGAGGCCGAGAGCGGTGCGCCGAGCACCAGGGACGCCATGGCCGAGGAGTTGCTGGCCCGCGACCAGGAGATCGCCGACCTCAAGGACCGGCTGCTGCGCTCGGCGGCCGAGATGGAAAACACCCGCCGCCGCCTCGACCGCGAGCGCGTCGACGCCACCGCTTATGCGATGACCGGCTTCGCCCGCGACCTGCTCGGCGTCGCCGACAACCTCAAGCGCGCCGTCGCGGCACTGCCGGCGGAGGGCAATTTCGACAGCGTCCGCACCGGCATCGAGGCGACCGAGCGCGAGCTGCAGGCGGTTCTTGGCCGCCACGGCATCAGCCGCGTCGAGACCGAAGGCCAGAAGCTCGACCCCAACCGCCACCAGGCGATGATCGAGGTCGACAGCGACGCGCATGAGGCCGGCGCGATCGTCGCCGAGCTGCAGGCCGGCTATGTCATCAAGGACCGCCTGCTGCGCCCGGCGCTGGTCAGCGTCGCGAAGGCGAAGGGCTAG
- a CDS encoding DMT family transporter encodes MVVPVQPLPSATPRAAFPAMLAGSICLAFGPWLVRLADVPPVTSAFWRVALASLPMLALARLSGARLGDLRWPLLGICSLAAACFAADLAVWHLGIARTTLANAALLSNAASFLLPLVGYAAARTLPGRNAGIALACAAAGTALLLGRSADVSARHLAGDLLCLGAAVFYTGYLLVIDRARRSIGPMPLLALVTVLSAVLLFPVALAGPGPLLPTDWTPLVLLALGSQVVGQGLIVYAVGHLKPIVVGLTLLVQPAIAATIGALRFGEVPGAVEIGGAALVVAALILVRLPERTKRVIDTEPSAA; translated from the coding sequence GTGGTAGTGCCGGTGCAGCCGCTGCCTTCCGCCACGCCGCGCGCCGCCTTCCCGGCGATGCTGGCGGGCAGTATCTGCCTCGCCTTCGGACCATGGCTGGTACGGCTGGCGGACGTGCCGCCGGTGACCTCGGCGTTCTGGCGCGTCGCGCTCGCATCGTTGCCGATGCTGGCCCTGGCGCGGCTGAGCGGTGCGCGGCTGGGCGACCTGCGCTGGCCGCTGCTCGGCATCTGTTCGCTGGCGGCGGCGTGCTTCGCCGCCGATCTCGCGGTCTGGCACCTCGGCATTGCGCGGACGACACTGGCCAACGCGGCGCTGCTGTCGAACGCCGCGAGCTTCCTGCTGCCGCTGGTCGGCTATGCCGCGGCGCGGACACTGCCCGGGCGCAACGCCGGCATCGCGCTGGCCTGCGCGGCGGCGGGCACGGCGCTGCTGCTCGGTCGCTCGGCCGACGTCTCGGCGCGGCATCTGGCGGGCGACCTGCTCTGCCTCGGTGCCGCAGTGTTCTACACCGGCTATCTGCTCGTCATCGACCGGGCGCGGCGGAGCATCGGGCCGATGCCGCTGCTGGCACTGGTCACGGTCCTCAGCGCGGTTCTGCTGTTCCCGGTCGCGCTCGCCGGGCCGGGGCCGCTGCTGCCGACCGACTGGACGCCGCTGGTGCTGCTCGCGCTCGGCAGCCAGGTCGTCGGGCAGGGGCTGATCGTCTATGCCGTCGGGCACCTGAAGCCGATCGTCGTCGGGCTGACCCTGCTGGTGCAGCCCGCCATCGCCGCGACCATCGGCGCGCTGCGCTTCGGCGAGGTGCCCGGTGCGGTCGAGATCGGCGGCGCGGCGCTGGTCGTGGCGGCGCTGATCCTCGTAAGGCTTCCCGAACGGACCAAGCGGGTGATTGATACGGAGCCGTCGGCGGCCTAG
- the lgt gene encoding prolipoprotein diacylglyceryl transferase has product MPGPIQIALDFTTLGLRPELFSIPAFTVAGTEIGPLALRWYSLAYIGGILLGWFYLKRLLRTPQTSTTTTTPPMTQVQADDFITWATLGIILGGRIGYVLFYNFQHFAQQPLDIIRLWDGGMSFHGGAIGMIVAVAWFARRNRLDALRVGDYVACVVPIGQCFGRLANFVNGELFGRITGSSWGIIFPGGGPLPRYPSQLFEAFGEGVVLFLLLAYLFWRTDARRQPGLLSGVFIGGFGLVRFIIEFFREPDVQVGYLAFHLTMGQLLCLPMILIGIVMIATSGGRAARRAATAA; this is encoded by the coding sequence ATGCCGGGACCGATCCAGATAGCGCTCGATTTCACCACGCTCGGCCTGCGCCCCGAACTGTTCAGCATCCCGGCGTTCACCGTCGCGGGCACCGAGATCGGGCCGCTGGCGCTGCGCTGGTACAGCCTCGCCTATATCGGCGGCATCCTGCTCGGCTGGTTCTACCTGAAGCGGCTGCTGCGCACGCCGCAGACTTCAACAACAACAACAACGCCGCCGATGACGCAGGTCCAGGCCGACGACTTCATCACCTGGGCGACGCTCGGCATCATCCTCGGCGGCCGCATCGGCTATGTCCTGTTCTATAATTTCCAGCACTTCGCCCAACAGCCGCTCGACATCATCCGGCTGTGGGACGGCGGCATGTCGTTCCACGGCGGCGCCATCGGCATGATCGTCGCGGTGGCGTGGTTCGCCCGCCGCAACCGGCTCGATGCACTCCGGGTCGGCGATTACGTCGCCTGCGTGGTGCCGATCGGGCAGTGCTTCGGCAGGCTCGCCAACTTCGTCAACGGCGAGCTGTTCGGGCGCATCACTGGCTCCAGCTGGGGCATCATCTTCCCCGGCGGCGGGCCGTTGCCGCGCTATCCGAGCCAGCTGTTCGAGGCGTTCGGCGAGGGCGTCGTGCTGTTCCTGCTGCTGGCGTACCTGTTCTGGCGGACCGATGCGCGCCGCCAGCCGGGCCTGCTCAGCGGCGTCTTCATCGGCGGCTTCGGACTGGTCCGCTTCATCATCGAGTTCTTCCGCGAGCCCGACGTGCAGGTCGGCTACCTCGCCTTCCACCTGACCATGGGGCAGTTGTTGTGCCTGCCGATGATCCTGATCGGCATCGTCATGATCGCGACCAGCGGCGGCCGCGCGGCGCGACGGGCTGCAACCGCGGCGTGA
- the rph gene encoding ribonuclease PH: MRPSGRAPDAMRAIEMIPGFSAHAEGSCLVKFGRTHVLVTASVEERLPPWLRGKGSGWVTAEYGMLPRATHTRGAREAAKGKQSGRTQEIQRLIGRSLRAVTDLKLLGERQITLDCDVIQADGGTRTAAISGAWVALRLAIDGIMAKNGLTVDPLTTQVGAVSCGIHDGNPVLDLDYEEDSDAGTDANFVLTATGGIVEVQATAEGAPFDEEALLRLLRLARIGCTEIFAAQRVATGR; this comes from the coding sequence ATGCGTCCCTCCGGCCGCGCCCCCGACGCGATGCGGGCGATCGAGATGATCCCCGGTTTCAGCGCGCATGCCGAGGGCTCGTGCCTCGTCAAGTTCGGGCGCACCCATGTCCTCGTCACCGCGTCGGTCGAGGAGCGCCTGCCGCCGTGGCTGCGCGGCAAGGGGTCGGGCTGGGTCACCGCCGAATACGGCATGCTGCCCCGCGCCACCCACACGCGGGGCGCGCGCGAGGCCGCCAAGGGCAAGCAGTCGGGCCGCACCCAGGAGATCCAGCGCCTGATCGGGCGTTCGCTCCGCGCCGTTACCGACCTCAAGCTCCTCGGCGAGCGCCAGATCACCCTCGACTGCGATGTCATCCAGGCCGACGGCGGAACCCGCACCGCCGCTATCTCCGGCGCCTGGGTGGCGCTGCGCCTCGCCATCGACGGCATCATGGCCAAGAACGGCCTGACCGTGGACCCGCTGACGACCCAGGTCGGCGCGGTGTCGTGCGGTATCCACGACGGCAACCCGGTGCTCGACCTCGACTATGAGGAGGATTCGGACGCCGGCACCGACGCCAATTTCGTGCTGACCGCGACCGGCGGCATCGTCGAGGTCCAGGCGACCGCCGAGGGCGCGCCGTTCGACGAGGAGGCGCTGCTCCGCCTGCTCCGCCTCGCCCGCATCGGCTGCACCGAGATCTTCGCGGCGCAGCGGGTCGCGACCGGGCGGTGA
- a CDS encoding acyl--CoA ligase, with protein sequence MKSALDTALDAVIDTIIAPGGQLAVGEAKVREATLPVFANGPSNMRDYLAYFFGANADKEFLVYRDERLTFAEVYAQAIKVAACLQHNHGIAKGDRVAIAMRNYPEWVASFVAVLHLGAIAVPMNAWWQSDELAYGLADSGTRLVIADEERARRMADLAGANRKLLTVRTSREVADELGFERLEDSLAASPPTPWFLPEISPEDDATIMYTSGSTGSPKGAVSTHRALASGAMNYLVAGLALLELGTRAGIAPAEQQIMLLNVPLFHITGSVPVLLVSIAIGRKMVIMHKWDAGEALRLIESERATYFVGVPTMSLELMQHPDRAKYDLSSLVDIASGGAPRPPEHVERIAESFPGKHPVQGYGLTETNGVGAGNFRDNYRSKPASTGRASRPLVELQIIDDDGTPLGPDTVGEVCIRSVANCRGYWNKPEATAAAFSADGWFKTGDLGLIDADGYLFIVDRKKDIIIRGGENISCQEVESAIYNHPAVAEASVFGLPDERLGEVVGAVVYPKPGAALEADALHELLSRELASFKVPSQIWLVDEPLPKLGSAKIDKVTLRKLYCEKFAARENA encoded by the coding sequence ATGAAGTCCGCGCTCGACACCGCGCTCGACGCGGTCATCGACACCATCATCGCGCCCGGCGGGCAGTTGGCCGTCGGCGAGGCCAAGGTCCGCGAGGCGACGCTGCCGGTGTTCGCCAACGGCCCGTCCAACATGCGCGACTATCTCGCGTATTTTTTCGGGGCTAACGCCGACAAGGAGTTCCTCGTTTACCGCGACGAGCGGCTGACGTTCGCGGAGGTCTATGCGCAGGCGATCAAGGTCGCGGCCTGCCTCCAGCACAATCACGGCATCGCCAAGGGCGACCGCGTCGCCATCGCGATGCGCAACTATCCGGAGTGGGTCGCGAGCTTTGTCGCCGTCCTCCACCTCGGCGCGATCGCGGTACCGATGAACGCCTGGTGGCAGTCCGACGAGCTGGCCTACGGGCTGGCGGATTCGGGCACCCGGCTGGTCATCGCCGACGAGGAGCGGGCGCGGCGCATGGCCGACCTCGCGGGCGCCAACCGCAAGTTGCTCACCGTCCGCACCAGCCGCGAAGTCGCCGACGAACTCGGCTTCGAGCGCCTTGAGGACAGCCTCGCCGCATCGCCGCCGACACCGTGGTTCCTGCCCGAGATCAGTCCTGAGGACGACGCGACGATCATGTACACGAGCGGCTCGACCGGAAGCCCCAAGGGCGCGGTCAGCACGCACCGCGCGCTCGCGTCGGGCGCGATGAACTACCTCGTCGCGGGTCTGGCGCTGCTCGAGCTCGGCACTCGGGCAGGGATCGCGCCCGCCGAGCAGCAGATCATGTTGCTCAACGTGCCGCTGTTCCACATCACCGGGTCGGTGCCGGTGCTGCTCGTCTCGATCGCTATCGGCCGCAAGATGGTGATCATGCACAAGTGGGATGCGGGCGAGGCGCTGCGCCTGATCGAGAGCGAGCGCGCGACCTATTTCGTCGGCGTCCCGACGATGTCGCTGGAGCTGATGCAGCACCCCGACCGCGCAAAATACGACCTGTCGAGCCTCGTCGACATCGCGAGCGGCGGCGCGCCGCGCCCGCCCGAGCATGTAGAGCGCATCGCCGAAAGCTTCCCCGGCAAGCACCCCGTCCAGGGCTACGGCCTGACCGAGACCAACGGCGTCGGCGCCGGCAATTTCCGCGACAACTACCGGTCGAAGCCGGCCTCCACCGGGCGCGCCTCGCGGCCGCTGGTCGAGCTGCAGATCATCGACGACGACGGCACCCCGCTCGGACCCGACACGGTCGGGGAAGTCTGCATCCGCTCGGTCGCCAACTGCCGCGGCTACTGGAACAAGCCCGAGGCGACCGCGGCGGCGTTCTCGGCCGACGGCTGGTTCAAGACCGGTGACCTCGGCCTGATCGACGCGGACGGCTATCTGTTCATCGTCGACCGCAAGAAGGACATCATCATCCGCGGCGGCGAGAACATCAGCTGCCAGGAAGTCGAGAGCGCGATCTACAACCACCCCGCGGTCGCCGAGGCCTCGGTGTTCGGCCTGCCCGACGAGCGGCTCGGCGAGGTCGTCGGCGCAGTGGTCTATCCCAAGCCCGGCGCCGCGCTGGAGGCGGACGCTCTCCACGAACTGCTCAGCCGCGAACTGGCGAGCTTCAAGGTGCCGTCGCAGATCTGGCTGGTCGACGAGCCGTTGCCGAAACTGGGCAGCGCGAAAATCGACAAGGTCACCCTCCGCAAGCTATACTGCGAGAAGTTCGCCGCACGGGAGAATGCGTGA
- a CDS encoding acyl-CoA dehydrogenase family protein — protein MTDQLEAFRAETRDWLEANCPSEMREPVARDADICWGGRNVKFASDAQRLWLERMGARGWTVPEWPKPYGGGGLSKDEAKVLASEMRRIKARSPLSSFGIWMLGPALLKYGSEDQKLEHLPRIARGEIRWCQGYSEPGAGSDLASLRTSAILEGDHYTVNGQKVWTSYADQADWIFCLVRTDPAAPKHLGISFLLFDMASPGVSTSPIRLISGASPFCQTFFDDVKVPAGNLVGTPGKGWDIAKYLLTHEREMIGDMDGGRESLSEIARRHLGMDGAVLSDAGLRSDIVRHEIDAWAFGLTMERVKDEAKAGQGVGALSSMLKYYGTELNKHRQELLMSVGGTDALLWEGDNHAGDQARSWLRSRANSIEGGTSEINLNIIAKRVLQLPGA, from the coding sequence GTGACCGACCAACTCGAGGCGTTCCGCGCCGAGACCCGCGACTGGCTCGAAGCCAATTGCCCGTCTGAAATGCGCGAGCCGGTGGCGCGCGATGCCGACATCTGCTGGGGCGGCCGCAACGTCAAGTTCGCCAGCGACGCCCAGCGCCTGTGGCTCGAGCGCATGGGCGCGCGCGGCTGGACCGTGCCCGAATGGCCCAAGCCCTACGGCGGCGGCGGCCTTTCCAAGGACGAGGCCAAGGTGCTGGCGTCCGAGATGCGCCGCATCAAGGCGCGTTCGCCGCTGTCGTCGTTCGGCATCTGGATGCTCGGGCCGGCACTGCTGAAATACGGCAGCGAGGACCAGAAGCTCGAGCATCTGCCCCGCATTGCGCGCGGCGAGATCCGCTGGTGCCAGGGCTATTCGGAGCCCGGCGCGGGGTCCGACCTCGCCAGCCTGCGCACCTCGGCGATTCTTGAGGGCGACCATTATACGGTGAACGGCCAAAAGGTCTGGACCAGCTACGCCGACCAGGCCGACTGGATCTTCTGCCTGGTCCGCACCGACCCGGCTGCGCCCAAGCACCTCGGCATCTCGTTCCTGCTGTTCGACATGGCCTCGCCGGGCGTCTCGACCTCGCCGATCCGGCTGATCTCGGGCGCCTCGCCGTTCTGCCAGACCTTCTTCGACGACGTGAAGGTCCCCGCCGGCAACCTCGTCGGGACGCCGGGCAAGGGCTGGGACATCGCCAAATACTTGCTCACCCACGAGCGCGAGATGATCGGCGACATGGACGGCGGTCGCGAATCGCTGAGCGAGATCGCCCGGCGGCACCTGGGCATGGACGGCGCAGTGCTGTCCGACGCGGGTCTGCGCAGCGACATCGTCCGCCACGAGATCGACGCCTGGGCGTTCGGCCTGACCATGGAGCGGGTCAAGGACGAGGCCAAGGCCGGGCAAGGTGTCGGGGCCCTGTCGTCGATGCTGAAATACTACGGCACCGAGCTCAACAAGCATCGCCAGGAACTGCTGATGTCGGTCGGCGGGACCGACGCTTTGCTGTGGGAGGGCGACAACCACGCGGGCGACCAGGCGCGGTCGTGGCTGCGGTCGCGGGCAAATTCGATCGAGGGCGGCACGTCGGAGATCAACCTCAACATCATCGCGAAGCGCGTGCTGCAGCTGCCGGGGGCTTGA
- a CDS encoding HD domain-containing protein, whose translation MFTAMQQGTAEDWAHIAKEHMVHQRTQAPLQIMDSMRRLGAIQVGFAADQLTHCLMTATLARADNATDEEVVAGLTHDLGKLLSIPNHGAIQAEVLKPYVSEDIYRAVMWHQHFQGAYYYGYLGKPTDMRQQFKDEAWFEFAEKLVDKWDAPAFDPDFKVDSLESFEPEVVRVFSTPKMF comes from the coding sequence ATGTTTACCGCCATGCAGCAGGGTACCGCCGAGGATTGGGCCCACATCGCCAAGGAACACATGGTCCACCAGCGGACCCAGGCACCGCTGCAGATCATGGATTCGATGCGGCGACTCGGAGCCATCCAGGTCGGTTTCGCCGCCGACCAGCTGACCCACTGCCTGATGACCGCGACGCTCGCCCGCGCCGACAACGCCACCGACGAGGAAGTCGTCGCCGGGCTGACGCACGATCTCGGCAAGTTGCTGTCGATCCCCAACCACGGCGCGATCCAGGCCGAGGTGCTCAAGCCCTATGTTTCCGAGGACATCTACCGCGCCGTGATGTGGCACCAGCATTTCCAGGGCGCCTATTATTACGGCTACCTCGGCAAGCCGACCGACATGCGCCAACAGTTCAAGGACGAGGCGTGGTTCGAGTTCGCCGAGAAGCTGGTCGACAAGTGGGACGCCCCCGCATTCGACCCGGACTTCAAGGTCGACAGCCTGGAGAGCTTCGAACCCGAGGTCGTCCGGGTGTTCAGCACGCCGAAGATGTTCTGA
- a CDS encoding acyl-CoA dehydrogenase family protein, with the protein MALVLTDDQTMIRDSAEGFFRDSAPPAQFRKLRDAHDATGFDRGLWKQMAEMGFTGVLVPEAHGGAGLGYVAAGLIQEAVGRNLSLSPLLSTAILAASALVAAGTEEQQAKYLPQIASGERLFALAADEKARHAPHHVATRAEASGNGFKLSGSKTFVLDGHVADTFIVAARTSGDDADSAGITLFLVDAKAAGVDTKRTSMVDSRNAANIVLADVQVDGADVLGTIGEGGALLDRILDAGRACLAAEMLGVSAQSFETTVDYLKTREQFGAKIGSFQALQHRAAHLFCEVELARSATLRALQALDADEERAPLFVSLAKAKAGEVARLATNEGVQMHGGIGMTDDVDIGFYMKRARAAQETFGDATFHGDRLARLMGY; encoded by the coding sequence TTGGCACTGGTACTGACCGACGACCAGACGATGATCCGCGACTCCGCGGAAGGGTTCTTCCGTGATTCAGCCCCGCCCGCGCAGTTCCGCAAGCTCCGCGACGCGCACGACGCGACCGGCTTCGACCGCGGCCTGTGGAAGCAGATGGCGGAGATGGGGTTCACGGGCGTGCTGGTGCCCGAGGCGCATGGCGGCGCCGGGCTCGGCTATGTCGCCGCCGGGCTGATCCAGGAAGCCGTGGGCCGCAACCTGTCGCTGAGCCCGTTGCTGTCGACCGCCATCCTCGCGGCGTCGGCGCTGGTCGCGGCCGGGACCGAGGAGCAGCAGGCAAAATACCTGCCGCAGATCGCGTCGGGCGAACGCTTGTTCGCGCTCGCCGCCGACGAGAAGGCACGCCACGCCCCGCACCACGTCGCGACCCGCGCCGAGGCCTCGGGCAACGGCTTCAAGCTCAGCGGCAGCAAGACCTTCGTCCTCGACGGGCATGTCGCCGACACCTTCATCGTCGCGGCGCGGACCTCGGGCGACGACGCAGATTCAGCCGGCATCACGCTGTTCCTCGTCGATGCGAAGGCCGCCGGAGTGGACACGAAGCGGACCTCGATGGTCGACAGCCGCAACGCCGCGAACATCGTGCTGGCCGACGTGCAGGTCGACGGTGCCGACGTGCTCGGGACGATCGGCGAGGGTGGCGCGCTGCTCGACCGGATCCTCGACGCCGGGCGCGCCTGCCTCGCGGCGGAAATGCTCGGGGTGTCGGCGCAGAGCTTCGAGACCACGGTCGACTACCTCAAGACCCGCGAGCAGTTCGGCGCGAAGATCGGCAGCTTCCAGGCGCTCCAGCACCGCGCTGCCCACCTGTTCTGCGAGGTCGAGCTGGCCCGCTCCGCCACCCTCCGCGCGCTCCAGGCCCTCGACGCCGACGAGGAGCGCGCGCCGCTGTTCGTCAGCCTCGCCAAGGCCAAGGCGGGCGAGGTCGCACGGCTCGCGACCAACGAGGGCGTCCAGATGCACGGCGGCATCGGCATGACCGACGACGTCGATATCGGCTTCTACATGAAGCGGGCGCGCGCGGCGCAGGAGACCTTCGGCGACGCGACCTTCCACGGCGACCGCCTCGCCCGGCTGATGGGATACTAG
- the hrcA gene encoding heat-inducible transcriptional repressor HrcA: protein MLPSGPPDLGERAREVFRQIVESYLASGTPVGSRTLSKLGAIGLSPASIRNVMQDLEELGLLAAPHTSAGRLPTELGLRLFVDGMMQMTAPSADERAAIEGSAHGQSAMEDILGRTTQVLSGLSACAGMVLVAKDEVRLRQVSFVPLSPVKALAVLVGTDGSVENRVIDLPPELPPIALVEAANYINARLEGLTLAAAAEKLRSEIAGARAALDDATRGLVEQGLAAWSSDGARAVLIVRGSANLVAGDEADLERARQLLGDIEGKEELARVLDLARTASACKIFIGSENKLFSLSGSSVIAAPYRGPDGRVVGVVGVIGPTRLNYARIVPMVDYTAQTLSRLI, encoded by the coding sequence ATGCTCCCCTCCGGTCCCCCCGATCTCGGCGAACGCGCCCGCGAGGTGTTCCGCCAGATCGTCGAATCGTACCTCGCCAGCGGCACGCCGGTCGGGTCGCGGACGCTGTCGAAGCTCGGCGCGATCGGGCTGTCCCCCGCCTCGATCCGCAACGTCATGCAGGACCTGGAGGAGCTCGGGCTCCTTGCGGCACCGCATACCTCCGCCGGGCGGCTGCCGACCGAGCTCGGCCTGCGGCTGTTCGTCGACGGCATGATGCAGATGACCGCGCCGTCCGCCGACGAGCGTGCCGCGATCGAAGGCAGCGCGCACGGTCAGTCCGCCATGGAGGACATCCTCGGCCGCACGACGCAGGTGCTGTCGGGGCTGAGCGCCTGCGCCGGCATGGTGCTGGTGGCAAAGGACGAGGTCCGGCTGCGGCAGGTCAGCTTCGTGCCGCTGTCGCCGGTCAAGGCGCTGGCGGTGCTGGTCGGCACCGATGGTTCGGTCGAGAACCGGGTCATCGACCTGCCGCCCGAACTGCCGCCGATCGCGCTGGTCGAGGCGGCGAACTACATCAACGCGCGGCTGGAGGGGCTGACCCTCGCTGCCGCGGCCGAGAAACTGCGCAGCGAGATCGCCGGCGCCCGCGCCGCGCTCGACGACGCGACCCGCGGGCTCGTCGAGCAGGGGCTGGCGGCGTGGTCGTCGGACGGGGCGCGCGCGGTGCTGATCGTGCGCGGCAGCGCCAACCTCGTGGCCGGCGACGAAGCCGACCTCGAGCGCGCCCGGCAACTGCTCGGCGACATCGAGGGCAAGGAGGAACTCGCGCGCGTGCTGGACCTCGCGCGCACCGCATCGGCGTGCAAGATCTTCATCGGTTCGGAGAACAAGTTGTTCTCTTTATCGGGTTCAAGCGTTATCGCCGCGCCGTACCGCGGACCCGACGGGCGCGTCGTCGGCGTGGTCGGCGTCATCGGTCCGACCCGCTTGAATTACGCGCGCATCGTTCCGATGGTTGATTACACCGCCCAGACACTCAGCAGGTTGATTTGA
- the hemW gene encoding radical SAM family heme chaperone HemW — protein MAVYIHWPFCVTKCPYCDFNSHVRASIDESGWRTALLADLAAEAAVTPGRRVHSIFFGGGTPSLMSPATTAAVIDAVAGHWRLERDAEITLEANPSSVEAARFAGFAHAGINRVSLGLQALDDTALKLLGRPHDLAQGLAALDIAQANFPRVSFDLIYDRPGHSIAAWEPELARALAFGTEHLSLYQLTIEAGTRFAVEHAAGRLRTPDADTSADLFDFTQAATEAAGLPAYETSNHARPGAESRHNLAYWTYGDYAGVGPGAHGRRAGVATVRHKKPENWNAAIALGTGIVETTELDPATRATEALMMGLRLTAGIDAGTFGQRTGTALRDAVDLKAVARLTDLGLVEHDATGLRLTRAGRPLVNAVLRDLAR, from the coding sequence CTGGCGGTCTACATCCACTGGCCGTTCTGCGTCACCAAATGCCCCTATTGCGACTTCAACAGCCACGTCCGCGCCAGCATCGACGAGAGCGGCTGGCGCACCGCATTGCTCGCCGACCTCGCCGCCGAGGCCGCGGTCACACCCGGCCGCCGGGTCCACAGCATCTTCTTCGGCGGCGGCACCCCCTCGCTGATGTCGCCCGCCACCACCGCCGCGGTGATTGACGCGGTCGCCGGCCACTGGCGGCTCGAGCGGGACGCCGAGATTACCCTCGAGGCCAACCCCTCCAGCGTCGAGGCGGCGCGCTTCGCCGGGTTCGCGCATGCCGGCATCAACCGCGTCAGTCTTGGGCTGCAGGCGCTCGACGACACCGCACTGAAGCTGCTCGGGCGGCCGCACGACCTTGCGCAGGGCCTCGCCGCCCTCGACATCGCGCAGGCCAACTTCCCGCGCGTCAGCTTCGACCTGATCTACGACCGGCCCGGCCACAGCATCGCCGCGTGGGAGCCCGAACTGGCGCGCGCCCTCGCTTTTGGTACCGAGCACCTGTCGCTGTACCAGCTGACCATCGAGGCCGGCACGCGCTTCGCCGTCGAGCACGCCGCCGGCCGGCTGCGCACCCCCGACGCCGACACCAGCGCCGACCTGTTCGACTTCACACAGGCCGCGACCGAGGCGGCCGGGCTGCCCGCCTACGAGACCTCGAATCACGCTCGCCCCGGCGCCGAGAGCCGCCACAATCTCGCTTACTGGACCTACGGCGACTACGCGGGGGTCGGGCCCGGAGCCCACGGCCGCCGCGCCGGCGTCGCCACCGTGCGCCACAAGAAGCCCGAGAACTGGAACGCCGCGATCGCGCTCGGAACTGGCATCGTCGAGACCACCGAACTTGACCCCGCGACCCGCGCGACCGAGGCGCTGATGATGGGCCTGCGGCTGACCGCCGGCATCGACGCCGGGACGTTCGGGCAGCGGACCGGCACCGCGCTGAGGGACGCCGTCGACCTGAAGGCCGTGGCGCGACTTACCGACCTCGGACTGGTCGAGCACGACGCCACCGGCCTCCGCCTGACCCGCGCCGGGCGCCCGCTGGTCAATGCCGTGTTGCGCGACCTCGCCCGCTGA
- the rdgB gene encoding RdgB/HAM1 family non-canonical purine NTP pyrophosphatase has translation MSRRLAPGRLVLATHNPGKVREIGDLLRPFGMDVVAAGDLGLPEPEETGTTFRANAELKALAAATASGFPALADDSGLCVDALDGAPGVYSARWAGEAKDFGVAMERVHRAMAFGSPDTAYFVCALSLAWPDGSVETFEGRVDGRLVWPPRGDRGFGYDPMFVAEHMDQTFGEIDPAAKHAMSHRARAFEQLVAACF, from the coding sequence GTGAGCCGCCGCCTCGCCCCCGGCCGGCTGGTACTGGCGACGCATAACCCGGGAAAAGTGCGCGAGATCGGCGACCTGCTGCGCCCGTTCGGGATGGACGTTGTCGCCGCGGGCGACCTCGGCCTGCCGGAGCCCGAGGAGACCGGCACCACGTTCCGCGCCAACGCCGAGCTGAAGGCGCTCGCGGCGGCCACTGCCTCCGGCTTTCCCGCGCTCGCCGACGATTCGGGGCTTTGTGTCGATGCGCTCGACGGCGCTCCGGGCGTCTATTCGGCGCGCTGGGCGGGCGAGGCCAAGGACTTCGGCGTCGCCATGGAGCGCGTCCACCGGGCGATGGCGTTCGGATCGCCCGACACCGCCTACTTCGTCTGCGCGCTGTCGCTGGCCTGGCCCGACGGCAGCGTCGAGACCTTCGAGGGTCGCGTCGACGGCCGGCTGGTGTGGCCGCCACGCGGCGACCGCGGCTTCGGCTATGACCCGATGTTCGTCGCCGAGCACATGGACCAGACCTTCGGGGAAATCGACCCGGCGGCGAAGCACGCGATGAGCCACCGCGCACGGGCGTTCGAGCAACTGGTGGCGGCGTGCTTTTAG